The following are encoded together in the Salvia hispanica cultivar TCC Black 2014 chromosome 6, UniMelb_Shisp_WGS_1.0, whole genome shotgun sequence genome:
- the LOC125193492 gene encoding F-box protein At5g49610-like isoform X1, whose product MPKFTTTEGRGCLSCVSQLKPSHKLLMKITNFLERDSAIRVSQCGIMNKNSPAALRTSYRPFAQKDRLWHLAVRKQRKRRVALRKEWRQFSKKDLLQRLSVIKEQKPKDSCVAARKEWKQKYILATTKEDRFANLPEEITKEILGRLPILSVMTCKCVLKSWRHLIEGDEFGMTYTPKPGLAFVYRDMEMRYNVCNEALKPLFRFDSPSHVQFSAMNRRVIVASDNGLLSAWDRWAKVLFICNPMTREYAELPPISTSIYTSFFGFGTSKISGQYKILYGNEYSCHVYTIGRGAELWRSVAAAQPGINSMNRGCAAFLNGNLHWLAYDSDDNFFVCCFDIETELFTSFSIPCDYNGESHGNNQLYILEGRLYLCNILDRQRVVIWKMNNYGDENSWIKEYDFNLPKKFTHMYVLEILANGNLFADTSACSLSSWDQLFIYSKNTGLGRYVTSYSSKHTSSKLAVFTPSLISLTAMGFHNVQSLSFN is encoded by the exons ATGCCGAAATTTACAACTACAGAAGGTAGAGGCTGCCTAAGCTGTGTATCGCAATTGAAACCCTCTCACAAg TTATTGATGAAGATCACTAACTTTTTGGAAAGGGATTCTGCTATACGTGTGTCTCAGTGTGGcataatgaataaaaattccCCTGCTGCACTCAGAACAAGTTACAGACCTTTCGCCCAAAAGGATCGGTTGTGGCATTTAGCTGTAAGAAAACAACGGAAACGGCGTGTAGCTCTAAGAAAAGAATGGAGACAGTTCTCCAAAAAGGATCTATTGCAGCGTTTATCTGTTATAAAAGAACAGAAACCAAAAGATAGCTGTGTAGCTGCAAGAAAAGAATGGAAACAGAAATATATTTTGGCAACAACCAAGGAAGATCGGTTTGCAAATCTACCAGAAGAAATCACGAAAGAGATCTTGGGAAGACTCCCGATTCTAAGTGTTATGACGTGCAAGTGTGTTCTTAAATCATGGCGCCATCTTATTGAGGGGGATGAGTTTGGGATGACGTATACTCCGAAACCAGGCCTAGCTTTCGTTTATCGAGACATGGAAATGCGGTACAATGTCTGCAATGAGGCCTTAAAGCCACTCTTCCGATTCGATTCACCTTCTCACGTTCAATTTTCAGCTATGAACCGTCGTGTTATAGTTGCTTCAGATAATGGTTTGCTTTCAGCGTGGGATCGATGGGCTAAAGTTCTATTTATATGCAATCCAATGACTCGTGAGTATGCCGAACTTCCTCCTATatctactagtatatatactTCCTTTTTTGGCTTTGGAACGAGCAAAATAAGTGGAcaatataagattttatatggTAATGAGTATAGTTGCCATGTATACACTATAGGTAGAGGGGCAGAGTTGTGGAGAAGCGTCGCAGCAGCACAACCAGGTATCAATAGCATGAATCGCGGTTGTGCTGCATTTTTGAATGGAAATCTTCACTGGTTGGCATATGATTCGGATGATAATTTCTTCGTTTGTTGCTTTGATATTGAAACTGAGCTCTTTACTAGTTTTTCAATTCCTTGTGATTACAATGGCGAAAGCCATGGCAACAATCAGCTATATATTTTGGAGGGTCGGCTATatttatgcaatattttaGATCGGCAGCGTGTTGTTATTTGGAAAATGAACAACTACGGGGATGAGAATTCATGGATAAAGGAATATGACTTCAACTTGCCCAAAAAATTTACGCATATGTATGTGCTCGAAATTTTGGCGAATGGTAACTTGTTTGCAGATACAAGTGCTTGTTCTTTGTCCTCATGGGATCAACTATTTATCTATTCCAAAAACACCGGTCTTGGGAGATATGTGACAAGTTATAGTTCTAAACACACTTCTTCTAAACTTGCTGTTTTCACCCCAAGCTTGATTTCGCTCACAGCCATGGGGTTTCATAATGTTCAGTCACTAAGCTTTAATTAG
- the LOC125193492 gene encoding uncharacterized protein LOC125193492 isoform X3 translates to MPKFTTTEGRGCLSCVSQLKPSHKLLMKITNFLERDSAIRVSQCGIMNKNSPAALRTSYRPFAQKDRLWHLAVRKQRKRRVALRKEWRQFSKKDLLQRLSVIKEQKPKDSCVAARKEWKQKYILATTKEDRFANLPEEITKEILGRLPILSVMTCKCVLKSWRHLIEGDEFGMTYTPKPGLAFVYRDMEMRYNVCNEALKPLFRFDSPSHVQFSAMNRRVIVASDNGLLSAWDRWAKVLFICNPMTRRGAELWRSVAAAQPGINSMNRGCAAFLNGNLHWLAYDSDDNFFVCCFDIETELFTSFSIPCDYNGESHGNNQLYILEGRLYLCNILDRQRVVIWKMNNYGDENSWIKEYDFNLPKKFTHMYVLEILANGNLFADTSACSLSSWDQLFIYSKNTGLGRYVTSYSSKHTSSKLAVFTPSLISLTAMGFHNVQSLSFN, encoded by the exons ATGCCGAAATTTACAACTACAGAAGGTAGAGGCTGCCTAAGCTGTGTATCGCAATTGAAACCCTCTCACAAg TTATTGATGAAGATCACTAACTTTTTGGAAAGGGATTCTGCTATACGTGTGTCTCAGTGTGGcataatgaataaaaattccCCTGCTGCACTCAGAACAAGTTACAGACCTTTCGCCCAAAAGGATCGGTTGTGGCATTTAGCTGTAAGAAAACAACGGAAACGGCGTGTAGCTCTAAGAAAAGAATGGAGACAGTTCTCCAAAAAGGATCTATTGCAGCGTTTATCTGTTATAAAAGAACAGAAACCAAAAGATAGCTGTGTAGCTGCAAGAAAAGAATGGAAACAGAAATATATTTTGGCAACAACCAAGGAAGATCGGTTTGCAAATCTACCAGAAGAAATCACGAAAGAGATCTTGGGAAGACTCCCGATTCTAAGTGTTATGACGTGCAAGTGTGTTCTTAAATCATGGCGCCATCTTATTGAGGGGGATGAGTTTGGGATGACGTATACTCCGAAACCAGGCCTAGCTTTCGTTTATCGAGACATGGAAATGCGGTACAATGTCTGCAATGAGGCCTTAAAGCCACTCTTCCGATTCGATTCACCTTCTCACGTTCAATTTTCAGCTATGAACCGTCGTGTTATAGTTGCTTCAGATAATGGTTTGCTTTCAGCGTGGGATCGATGGGCTAAAGTTCTATTTATATGCAATCCAATGACTC GTAGAGGGGCAGAGTTGTGGAGAAGCGTCGCAGCAGCACAACCAGGTATCAATAGCATGAATCGCGGTTGTGCTGCATTTTTGAATGGAAATCTTCACTGGTTGGCATATGATTCGGATGATAATTTCTTCGTTTGTTGCTTTGATATTGAAACTGAGCTCTTTACTAGTTTTTCAATTCCTTGTGATTACAATGGCGAAAGCCATGGCAACAATCAGCTATATATTTTGGAGGGTCGGCTATatttatgcaatattttaGATCGGCAGCGTGTTGTTATTTGGAAAATGAACAACTACGGGGATGAGAATTCATGGATAAAGGAATATGACTTCAACTTGCCCAAAAAATTTACGCATATGTATGTGCTCGAAATTTTGGCGAATGGTAACTTGTTTGCAGATACAAGTGCTTGTTCTTTGTCCTCATGGGATCAACTATTTATCTATTCCAAAAACACCGGTCTTGGGAGATATGTGACAAGTTATAGTTCTAAACACACTTCTTCTAAACTTGCTGTTTTCACCCCAAGCTTGATTTCGCTCACAGCCATGGGGTTTCATAATGTTCAGTCACTAAGCTTTAATTAG
- the LOC125193492 gene encoding putative F-box protein At1g32420 isoform X2 encodes MKITNFLERDSAIRVSQCGIMNKNSPAALRTSYRPFAQKDRLWHLAVRKQRKRRVALRKEWRQFSKKDLLQRLSVIKEQKPKDSCVAARKEWKQKYILATTKEDRFANLPEEITKEILGRLPILSVMTCKCVLKSWRHLIEGDEFGMTYTPKPGLAFVYRDMEMRYNVCNEALKPLFRFDSPSHVQFSAMNRRVIVASDNGLLSAWDRWAKVLFICNPMTREYAELPPISTSIYTSFFGFGTSKISGQYKILYGNEYSCHVYTIGRGAELWRSVAAAQPGINSMNRGCAAFLNGNLHWLAYDSDDNFFVCCFDIETELFTSFSIPCDYNGESHGNNQLYILEGRLYLCNILDRQRVVIWKMNNYGDENSWIKEYDFNLPKKFTHMYVLEILANGNLFADTSACSLSSWDQLFIYSKNTGLGRYVTSYSSKHTSSKLAVFTPSLISLTAMGFHNVQSLSFN; translated from the coding sequence ATGAAGATCACTAACTTTTTGGAAAGGGATTCTGCTATACGTGTGTCTCAGTGTGGcataatgaataaaaattccCCTGCTGCACTCAGAACAAGTTACAGACCTTTCGCCCAAAAGGATCGGTTGTGGCATTTAGCTGTAAGAAAACAACGGAAACGGCGTGTAGCTCTAAGAAAAGAATGGAGACAGTTCTCCAAAAAGGATCTATTGCAGCGTTTATCTGTTATAAAAGAACAGAAACCAAAAGATAGCTGTGTAGCTGCAAGAAAAGAATGGAAACAGAAATATATTTTGGCAACAACCAAGGAAGATCGGTTTGCAAATCTACCAGAAGAAATCACGAAAGAGATCTTGGGAAGACTCCCGATTCTAAGTGTTATGACGTGCAAGTGTGTTCTTAAATCATGGCGCCATCTTATTGAGGGGGATGAGTTTGGGATGACGTATACTCCGAAACCAGGCCTAGCTTTCGTTTATCGAGACATGGAAATGCGGTACAATGTCTGCAATGAGGCCTTAAAGCCACTCTTCCGATTCGATTCACCTTCTCACGTTCAATTTTCAGCTATGAACCGTCGTGTTATAGTTGCTTCAGATAATGGTTTGCTTTCAGCGTGGGATCGATGGGCTAAAGTTCTATTTATATGCAATCCAATGACTCGTGAGTATGCCGAACTTCCTCCTATatctactagtatatatactTCCTTTTTTGGCTTTGGAACGAGCAAAATAAGTGGAcaatataagattttatatggTAATGAGTATAGTTGCCATGTATACACTATAGGTAGAGGGGCAGAGTTGTGGAGAAGCGTCGCAGCAGCACAACCAGGTATCAATAGCATGAATCGCGGTTGTGCTGCATTTTTGAATGGAAATCTTCACTGGTTGGCATATGATTCGGATGATAATTTCTTCGTTTGTTGCTTTGATATTGAAACTGAGCTCTTTACTAGTTTTTCAATTCCTTGTGATTACAATGGCGAAAGCCATGGCAACAATCAGCTATATATTTTGGAGGGTCGGCTATatttatgcaatattttaGATCGGCAGCGTGTTGTTATTTGGAAAATGAACAACTACGGGGATGAGAATTCATGGATAAAGGAATATGACTTCAACTTGCCCAAAAAATTTACGCATATGTATGTGCTCGAAATTTTGGCGAATGGTAACTTGTTTGCAGATACAAGTGCTTGTTCTTTGTCCTCATGGGATCAACTATTTATCTATTCCAAAAACACCGGTCTTGGGAGATATGTGACAAGTTATAGTTCTAAACACACTTCTTCTAAACTTGCTGTTTTCACCCCAAGCTTGATTTCGCTCACAGCCATGGGGTTTCATAATGTTCAGTCACTAAGCTTTAATTAG
- the LOC125193492 gene encoding putative F-box protein At1g32420 isoform X4, which produces MNKNSPAALRTSYRPFAQKDRLWHLAVRKQRKRRVALRKEWRQFSKKDLLQRLSVIKEQKPKDSCVAARKEWKQKYILATTKEDRFANLPEEITKEILGRLPILSVMTCKCVLKSWRHLIEGDEFGMTYTPKPGLAFVYRDMEMRYNVCNEALKPLFRFDSPSHVQFSAMNRRVIVASDNGLLSAWDRWAKVLFICNPMTREYAELPPISTSIYTSFFGFGTSKISGQYKILYGNEYSCHVYTIGRGAELWRSVAAAQPGINSMNRGCAAFLNGNLHWLAYDSDDNFFVCCFDIETELFTSFSIPCDYNGESHGNNQLYILEGRLYLCNILDRQRVVIWKMNNYGDENSWIKEYDFNLPKKFTHMYVLEILANGNLFADTSACSLSSWDQLFIYSKNTGLGRYVTSYSSKHTSSKLAVFTPSLISLTAMGFHNVQSLSFN; this is translated from the coding sequence atgaataaaaattccCCTGCTGCACTCAGAACAAGTTACAGACCTTTCGCCCAAAAGGATCGGTTGTGGCATTTAGCTGTAAGAAAACAACGGAAACGGCGTGTAGCTCTAAGAAAAGAATGGAGACAGTTCTCCAAAAAGGATCTATTGCAGCGTTTATCTGTTATAAAAGAACAGAAACCAAAAGATAGCTGTGTAGCTGCAAGAAAAGAATGGAAACAGAAATATATTTTGGCAACAACCAAGGAAGATCGGTTTGCAAATCTACCAGAAGAAATCACGAAAGAGATCTTGGGAAGACTCCCGATTCTAAGTGTTATGACGTGCAAGTGTGTTCTTAAATCATGGCGCCATCTTATTGAGGGGGATGAGTTTGGGATGACGTATACTCCGAAACCAGGCCTAGCTTTCGTTTATCGAGACATGGAAATGCGGTACAATGTCTGCAATGAGGCCTTAAAGCCACTCTTCCGATTCGATTCACCTTCTCACGTTCAATTTTCAGCTATGAACCGTCGTGTTATAGTTGCTTCAGATAATGGTTTGCTTTCAGCGTGGGATCGATGGGCTAAAGTTCTATTTATATGCAATCCAATGACTCGTGAGTATGCCGAACTTCCTCCTATatctactagtatatatactTCCTTTTTTGGCTTTGGAACGAGCAAAATAAGTGGAcaatataagattttatatggTAATGAGTATAGTTGCCATGTATACACTATAGGTAGAGGGGCAGAGTTGTGGAGAAGCGTCGCAGCAGCACAACCAGGTATCAATAGCATGAATCGCGGTTGTGCTGCATTTTTGAATGGAAATCTTCACTGGTTGGCATATGATTCGGATGATAATTTCTTCGTTTGTTGCTTTGATATTGAAACTGAGCTCTTTACTAGTTTTTCAATTCCTTGTGATTACAATGGCGAAAGCCATGGCAACAATCAGCTATATATTTTGGAGGGTCGGCTATatttatgcaatattttaGATCGGCAGCGTGTTGTTATTTGGAAAATGAACAACTACGGGGATGAGAATTCATGGATAAAGGAATATGACTTCAACTTGCCCAAAAAATTTACGCATATGTATGTGCTCGAAATTTTGGCGAATGGTAACTTGTTTGCAGATACAAGTGCTTGTTCTTTGTCCTCATGGGATCAACTATTTATCTATTCCAAAAACACCGGTCTTGGGAGATATGTGACAAGTTATAGTTCTAAACACACTTCTTCTAAACTTGCTGTTTTCACCCCAAGCTTGATTTCGCTCACAGCCATGGGGTTTCATAATGTTCAGTCACTAAGCTTTAATTAG